The following are encoded in a window of Arthrobacter sp. OAP107 genomic DNA:
- a CDS encoding O-methyltransferase, which produces MSADKSTSWSYAEDLPAEDEVLLRARERSFELGVTPIGRGVGAVLTVLAAASKAQTAVEIGTGAGVSGVCLLRGLGPQAVLTTIDVDVEHLKAAREAFQEAGSPANRTRTISGRAGDVLPRLTDAAYDLVFIDGDKPNFPRYVEQAVRLLKTGGLLIVNDALDKDRVSNPAARDATTVVLRQVGKAVRDDDRLASAMLPTGDGLLVAVKR; this is translated from the coding sequence ATGAGCGCCGATAAGTCCACGAGCTGGTCCTATGCAGAAGATCTGCCTGCCGAGGATGAGGTCCTGCTTCGTGCCCGGGAGCGTTCGTTCGAGCTTGGCGTGACACCCATCGGCCGTGGCGTTGGCGCCGTGCTGACTGTGCTGGCTGCGGCATCCAAGGCGCAGACCGCCGTCGAGATCGGTACCGGCGCCGGGGTGTCCGGCGTCTGCCTGCTCCGCGGCCTCGGCCCCCAGGCCGTGCTCACCACCATTGACGTGGACGTGGAGCACCTGAAGGCGGCGCGGGAGGCCTTCCAGGAAGCAGGCAGCCCGGCCAACCGTACGCGTACCATCTCCGGCCGTGCCGGCGATGTCCTGCCGAGGCTCACGGATGCCGCCTACGACCTCGTATTCATCGACGGGGACAAGCCCAACTTTCCCCGCTACGTGGAGCAGGCCGTGCGCCTGCTCAAGACCGGCGGCCTGCTGATCGTCAATGACGCCCTGGACAAGGACCGGGTGTCCAACCCTGCGGCCCGCGATGCAACCACCGTTGTGCTGCGCCAGGTGGGCAAGGCCGTCCGCGACGACGACCGGCTGGCTTCCGCCATGCTTCCCACCGGTGACGGGCTGCTGGTAGCGGTCAAGAGATAG
- a CDS encoding TIGR00730 family Rossman fold protein: MSINADPSKSVQPRRKGPLELRRKQAAVEMSDQRLLDTKGPGHFIHTDPWRVMRIQSEFVEGFGALSDLGQAVSVFGSARTKPGSAYYDMGVEVGRKLAEAGVAVITGGGPGSMEAANRGAVEGNGVSVGLGIELPFEQGLNQWVDLGINFRYFFARKTMFVKYAQGFIVLPGGLGTLDELFEAMVLVQTQKVTSFPIVLLGAAFWGPMIEWIKGTLVAEGMVSAKDLDLIQVVDTPEEAVNLVLHGHVRPPSTNGDQRPE; encoded by the coding sequence ATGAGCATTAACGCAGATCCGTCAAAATCAGTACAGCCCCGCCGGAAAGGGCCCCTCGAGCTGCGCCGCAAGCAAGCCGCGGTGGAGATGTCGGATCAGCGGCTGCTCGACACCAAGGGCCCCGGGCACTTCATCCACACCGACCCCTGGCGCGTCATGCGGATCCAGAGCGAGTTCGTGGAAGGCTTTGGTGCCCTCTCCGATCTGGGCCAGGCCGTCAGCGTGTTCGGTTCCGCGCGCACCAAGCCCGGAAGCGCGTACTACGACATGGGCGTCGAGGTGGGCCGCAAACTGGCAGAGGCCGGCGTGGCCGTCATCACCGGCGGCGGCCCCGGCTCGATGGAAGCCGCCAACAGGGGAGCCGTGGAAGGCAACGGAGTCTCAGTGGGCCTGGGCATCGAGCTGCCATTCGAGCAGGGCCTGAACCAGTGGGTGGACCTCGGCATCAACTTCCGCTACTTCTTCGCGCGGAAGACCATGTTCGTGAAGTACGCCCAGGGCTTTATCGTCCTTCCCGGCGGCCTCGGCACTCTTGACGAGCTCTTCGAGGCCATGGTCCTCGTGCAGACGCAGAAGGTCACCTCGTTCCCGATCGTCCTGCTGGGGGCGGCGTTCTGGGGGCCGATGATCGAATGGATCAAGGGGACCCTGGTGGCTGAGGGCATGGTCTCGGCAAAGGACCTGGACCTCATTCAAGTGGTGGACACTCCGGAGGAAGCCGTGAACCTGGTCCTCCACGGCCACGTCCGGCCTCCGTCCACCAACGGCGACCAGCGGCCCGAATAG
- the dapD gene encoding 2,3,4,5-tetrahydropyridine-2,6-dicarboxylate N-succinyltransferase → MTETASSAVPAAQTLSDESRSAYGFGVATIATRNGEATVLDAWFPAPALGVAAESLRAVENADETLTEIAAAGTDADRGTEQKVVFVQINLDAAPADTADAYLRLHLLSHRLVRPNSINLDGIFGKLPNVVWTNFGPCAVDGFELTRAKLRKRGAVTVYGVDKFPRMVDYVVPTGVRIADADRVRLGAHLAEGTTVMHEGFVNFNAGTLGTSMVEGRISAGVVAGDGTDVGGGASIMGTLSGGGKEKVSLGQRVLLGANSGVGISIGDDSVVEAGLYVTAGTRVRLAGPKDADGEDTSKIVKAIELSGVPNLLFRRNSTTGEVEVLPRQGQTVELNDALHAN, encoded by the coding sequence ATGACTGAAACCGCTTCTTCCGCCGTGCCCGCTGCCCAGACACTGTCCGACGAATCCCGTTCGGCCTATGGATTCGGCGTAGCCACCATCGCCACGCGGAACGGCGAAGCCACCGTGCTGGACGCCTGGTTCCCCGCCCCTGCCCTCGGTGTGGCCGCGGAAAGCCTTCGCGCCGTGGAAAACGCCGACGAGACCCTCACGGAAATCGCAGCCGCCGGCACCGACGCCGACCGCGGTACCGAGCAGAAGGTGGTGTTCGTCCAGATCAACCTGGACGCGGCTCCGGCCGACACCGCCGATGCCTACCTGCGCCTGCACCTGCTCTCGCACCGCCTGGTCCGGCCCAACAGCATCAACCTTGACGGCATCTTCGGTAAGCTCCCGAACGTCGTCTGGACCAACTTCGGCCCGTGCGCCGTGGACGGGTTCGAACTGACCCGCGCCAAGCTGCGCAAGCGCGGTGCTGTTACCGTCTACGGCGTGGACAAGTTCCCGCGGATGGTGGACTACGTCGTTCCCACAGGCGTCCGCATCGCCGACGCCGACCGCGTGCGCCTGGGTGCCCACCTCGCCGAAGGCACCACTGTCATGCACGAGGGCTTCGTGAACTTCAACGCCGGCACGCTGGGGACCTCCATGGTTGAGGGCCGGATTTCGGCTGGTGTTGTGGCCGGCGACGGCACCGACGTCGGCGGCGGCGCCTCGATCATGGGCACCCTCTCCGGAGGCGGCAAGGAGAAGGTGTCCCTGGGCCAGCGCGTCCTCCTGGGCGCCAACTCCGGCGTCGGCATCAGCATCGGGGACGACTCCGTGGTGGAGGCCGGGCTGTACGTCACGGCGGGCACCCGCGTCCGCCTTGCCGGTCCCAAGGACGCCGACGGCGAGGACACCAGCAAGATCGTCAAGGCCATTGAACTGTCCGGCGTGCCGAACCTGCTTTTCCGCCGCAACTCCACCACCGGTGAAGTTGAAGTCCTGCCCCGCCAGGGCCAGACCGTGGAACTGAACGACGCCCTGCACGCCAACTGA
- the sigE gene encoding RNA polymerase sigma factor SigE codes for MSASVAAPVPATEQQAAEWAPPTWEEVVTNHSAKVYRLAYRLTGNKYDAEDLTQEVFVRVFRSLENFKPGTLDGWLHRITTNLFLDQARRKSRIRFDALAEDAESRLPGREPGPEQSFELNNLDLDVQAALEELPPDFRAAVVLCDLEGLSYDEVAEALGVKLGTVRSRIHRGRTMLREKLAHRDPRPQQARKPRLKMPRIAGVL; via the coding sequence ATGTCAGCATCCGTTGCGGCACCTGTCCCTGCAACTGAACAGCAAGCCGCCGAGTGGGCCCCGCCCACGTGGGAGGAAGTGGTCACCAACCACTCCGCCAAGGTGTACCGTCTCGCTTACCGGCTCACCGGTAACAAGTATGACGCCGAGGACCTCACCCAGGAGGTGTTCGTCCGCGTCTTCCGTTCCCTGGAGAACTTCAAGCCGGGAACCCTGGACGGCTGGCTGCACCGGATCACCACCAACCTCTTCCTCGACCAGGCGCGGCGCAAGAGCCGTATCCGCTTTGACGCGCTGGCCGAGGACGCCGAATCGCGGCTGCCCGGCCGGGAACCCGGCCCCGAGCAAAGCTTCGAACTCAACAACCTGGACCTCGACGTCCAGGCCGCCCTCGAGGAACTCCCGCCTGACTTCCGTGCCGCCGTCGTCCTGTGCGACCTTGAAGGGCTGTCGTACGACGAGGTCGCCGAGGCCCTGGGCGTGAAGCTGGGCACGGTGCGGTCACGCATTCACCGCGGCCGGACCATGCTGCGCGAAAAGCTTGCCCACCGCGATCCGCGGCCGCAGCAGGCACGCAAGCCGCGGCTGAAGATGCCCCGCATCGCCGGCGTTCTCTGA
- a CDS encoding TetR/AcrR family transcriptional regulator encodes MPKIVDAAQRRQEIVGAVCRIIATDGLERASLREVAEEAGLAVGSVRHYFDSSDDLLAYSFAAVSDRLLTRLHSGLTGLGTPTHDQDRSRAVLTLLCEFLPLDEERAMDACAWLAFRNAARIRPFLAAEADRSHRAVAAVVGQVITAVLRGDAVGDDATGADAGVLDAGPQLVTAAEHLLATLDGLAMHALLQPGWMSPEMCRDVLESHIEGLRRSVGANH; translated from the coding sequence GTGCCGAAAATCGTGGACGCCGCGCAGCGCCGGCAGGAAATCGTTGGCGCCGTGTGCAGGATCATCGCCACGGACGGCCTGGAGCGTGCGTCCCTGCGGGAAGTGGCGGAGGAGGCCGGCCTCGCGGTGGGTTCCGTACGGCACTACTTCGACAGCAGCGACGACCTTCTGGCCTACTCCTTTGCGGCGGTTTCGGACCGCCTCCTGACCCGCCTTCACTCCGGGCTCACCGGGCTGGGGACTCCAACCCACGACCAGGACAGGAGCCGGGCGGTATTAACACTGCTATGCGAATTCCTGCCTCTGGACGAGGAGCGCGCCATGGACGCGTGCGCGTGGCTGGCCTTTAGGAACGCGGCGAGGATCCGGCCCTTCCTGGCCGCCGAGGCCGACAGGAGCCACCGGGCCGTGGCGGCCGTCGTTGGCCAGGTAATCACCGCGGTCCTGCGCGGGGACGCCGTGGGGGACGATGCCACCGGCGCCGACGCCGGGGTGCTCGATGCCGGACCGCAGCTGGTGACAGCGGCCGAACACCTGCTGGCGACCCTGGACGGGCTGGCCATGCACGCCCTGCTGCAGCCGGGCTGGATGTCGCCGGAAATGTGCCGTGACGTGCTCGAATCCCACATCGAGGGGCTTCGCAGGAGTGTGGGTGCCAACCATTAA
- a CDS encoding amino acid ABC transporter permease translates to MSSVLYDVPGPKARRTSLIGSVIGVVLIAALLAWAIMTLAQQGIFQAQRWAIFGQADVWTLIFNGISATLSAAAIAAVIAFPLGLLLCLMRISDVAWIRIPTRIVLEFLRGMPVVLMMLFVLLVFATSSFIAVVAGLVLYNAAIFAEIIRAGIQSLPRGQREAGLAIGLTSFQSRLTIELPQAVRRMLPSLVAQLVVLLKDTSLGYIVAYGELLRAVQVMADFLGPQFLFPVFFVAAAIYIAINLAVSRLAIWIERHGSKKAAGGVAKAPTAGVSTVIK, encoded by the coding sequence ATGAGTTCGGTTCTCTACGACGTCCCCGGGCCCAAGGCCCGCCGCACCTCGCTGATCGGGTCCGTGATCGGCGTCGTGCTGATCGCGGCCCTGCTGGCCTGGGCCATCATGACCCTCGCCCAGCAGGGCATCTTCCAGGCGCAGCGCTGGGCCATCTTCGGCCAGGCGGATGTCTGGACGCTGATCTTCAACGGCATCAGCGCGACGCTGAGCGCGGCGGCCATCGCAGCGGTCATTGCCTTTCCGCTGGGACTCCTGCTGTGCCTGATGCGCATCTCCGACGTCGCCTGGATCCGGATTCCCACCCGGATCGTGCTCGAGTTCCTCCGCGGCATGCCGGTGGTCCTGATGATGCTGTTCGTGCTGCTGGTCTTCGCCACCAGCTCGTTCATCGCCGTGGTGGCCGGACTGGTCCTCTATAACGCGGCGATCTTCGCGGAAATCATCCGCGCAGGCATCCAGTCCCTCCCCCGCGGCCAGCGCGAAGCGGGACTGGCGATCGGCCTGACCAGCTTCCAGTCCCGGCTGACCATCGAACTGCCCCAGGCGGTCCGCCGCATGCTGCCATCCCTCGTGGCACAGCTGGTGGTCCTGCTGAAGGACACGTCACTGGGATACATCGTGGCCTACGGCGAACTGCTGCGCGCGGTGCAGGTGATGGCCGACTTCCTGGGCCCGCAGTTCCTGTTCCCGGTGTTCTTCGTGGCAGCGGCCATCTACATCGCCATTAACCTGGCGGTATCCCGGCTGGCCATCTGGATTGAGCGGCACGGGTCCAAGAAGGCTGCCGGCGGAGTGGCGAAGGCCCCCACCGCCGGTGTTTCCACCGTCATCAAATAG
- the dapE gene encoding succinyl-diaminopimelate desuccinylase yields the protein MVIAETAPVTLDLRQDVALLTAALIDINSVSGNERQLADAVESALRQLPGLEMVRDGDSIIARTNLGRSERVILAGHLDTVPLPVTEDSLGTVPSTWPSGVPGDGVLYGRGATDMKGGVAVQLALAASMFDGGAEPDKDVTFVFYDHEEVEAVKSGLGRLVRNHGGLLGGDFAILLEPTDGTVEGGCNGTMRFHATTFGEAAHSARAWMGRNAIHAAAPILERLAGYSPQTVAVDGLDYRESLNAVKIHGGTAGNVIPDRCVVEINYRFAPDKTPDQAEAHVRELLDGFDVVRTDSAAGARPGLNHPAAASFVAAVGGEPKPKYGWTDVARFSELGIPAVNFGPGDALLAHKDNEHVEAEAIRTCLRALQTWLS from the coding sequence ATGGTGATTGCCGAAACAGCCCCCGTAACCCTTGACCTGCGCCAGGACGTGGCACTGCTGACCGCCGCGCTGATCGACATCAACAGCGTCTCCGGCAACGAGCGCCAACTGGCCGACGCCGTCGAGTCTGCGCTCCGCCAGCTGCCCGGCCTCGAAATGGTGCGTGACGGCGACTCCATCATCGCCCGTACCAACCTTGGCCGGAGTGAGCGGGTCATTCTGGCGGGCCACCTGGACACCGTGCCGCTGCCCGTCACGGAAGACTCACTGGGAACGGTGCCGTCCACCTGGCCGTCGGGCGTCCCCGGCGACGGCGTCCTGTATGGCCGCGGCGCCACGGACATGAAGGGCGGCGTTGCCGTCCAGCTCGCGCTGGCGGCGTCAATGTTCGACGGCGGGGCGGAACCGGACAAGGATGTCACCTTCGTGTTTTACGACCATGAGGAGGTGGAGGCGGTCAAGAGCGGACTGGGCCGGCTGGTGCGCAACCACGGCGGACTCCTCGGCGGCGACTTTGCCATCCTCCTCGAGCCGACCGACGGCACCGTGGAGGGCGGCTGCAACGGCACCATGCGCTTCCACGCCACCACCTTCGGCGAGGCTGCCCACTCCGCCCGGGCCTGGATGGGCCGCAACGCGATCCACGCGGCAGCGCCCATCCTGGAACGGCTCGCGGGGTACAGCCCGCAGACCGTGGCCGTGGACGGACTGGACTACCGCGAAAGCCTGAACGCGGTGAAGATCCACGGCGGCACCGCCGGCAACGTCATCCCGGACCGCTGCGTTGTGGAGATCAACTACCGCTTCGCCCCGGACAAGACCCCTGACCAGGCTGAAGCGCACGTGCGTGAGCTGCTGGACGGGTTCGACGTGGTCCGCACGGACAGCGCGGCCGGTGCGCGGCCGGGACTGAACCACCCTGCTGCCGCGTCCTTCGTGGCTGCTGTGGGCGGCGAGCCGAAACCCAAATACGGCTGGACCGACGTCGCCCGCTTCAGCGAACTGGGCATTCCGGCCGTGAACTTCGGGCCCGGAGATGCGCTCCTGGCACACAAGGACAACGAGCACGTGGAGGCCGAAGCTATCCGCACCTGCCTGCGGGCACTGCAGACGTGGCTTTCCTGA
- a CDS encoding glutamate ABC transporter substrate-binding protein, with translation MKAFLTRRKSLLAAASAAIALTLSACGGGGGTGTGSNPTPVEKPSFAAGTTMEKLASAGKITIGTKFDQPLFGQKGLDGKPVGFDVEIGKLLAAKLGIPADKIEWVETVSANREQFIKQGKVDLIVATYTINDKRKTEVDFAGPYYEAGQALMVNKDNTSITKPEDVKGKNVCSVTGSTPASTIVEKYGAVLVPAATYSACLEPLRNKQVEAVTTDNVILAGFVNKEPDAFKLASDETFTKEPYGIGLKKGDTEFRNWINDQLEAFAKDGSYKKAWEDTAGAVIKTAPELPAIDRY, from the coding sequence ATGAAGGCATTTTTGACCCGAAGGAAATCCCTTCTGGCAGCAGCATCCGCGGCCATCGCCCTTACACTGAGCGCTTGCGGCGGCGGCGGCGGCACCGGGACCGGCTCCAACCCCACGCCGGTCGAGAAGCCCAGCTTCGCTGCCGGCACCACCATGGAAAAGCTCGCCTCCGCCGGCAAGATCACCATCGGCACCAAGTTCGACCAGCCGCTGTTCGGCCAGAAGGGCCTGGACGGCAAGCCTGTCGGTTTCGACGTCGAAATCGGCAAGCTGCTGGCCGCCAAGCTGGGCATCCCCGCAGACAAGATCGAATGGGTCGAGACCGTCTCCGCCAACCGCGAGCAGTTCATCAAGCAGGGCAAGGTGGACCTGATCGTGGCCACCTACACCATCAATGACAAGCGCAAGACCGAAGTTGACTTCGCCGGCCCGTACTATGAAGCCGGCCAGGCGCTGATGGTGAACAAGGACAACACGTCCATCACCAAGCCCGAGGACGTCAAAGGCAAGAACGTCTGCTCCGTGACGGGTTCCACCCCGGCCTCCACCATCGTGGAGAAGTACGGCGCGGTCCTGGTTCCGGCCGCCACCTACTCGGCCTGCCTCGAGCCGCTGCGCAACAAGCAGGTTGAGGCCGTGACCACGGACAACGTCATCCTGGCAGGCTTCGTCAACAAGGAGCCGGACGCGTTCAAGCTGGCATCCGACGAGACCTTCACCAAGGAGCCCTACGGCATCGGCCTGAAGAAGGGCGACACAGAGTTCCGCAACTGGATCAACGACCAGCTGGAAGCCTTCGCCAAGGATGGCTCCTACAAGAAGGCATGGGAAGACACGGCCGGCGCGGTCATCAAGACGGCACCGGAACTTCCGGCCATCGACCGCTACTAA
- a CDS encoding amino acid ABC transporter ATP-binding protein gives MTTQLPGDALVSLNAVNKHYGQLHVLKDINLQVRKGEVVVVIGPSGSGKSTLCRAINRLETIDDGDIAIDGKRLPEEGKELARLRADVGMVFQSFNLFAHKTILENVTLGPIKVKGVAKAEADKEAMALLERVGVGHQAPKLPAQLSGGQQQRVAIARALAMKPKVMLFDEPTSALDPEMINEVLDVMIQLAKEGMTMIVVTHEMGFARKAADRVVFMADGQIVEDATPEEFFTNPQSSRAKDFLSKLLTH, from the coding sequence ATGACTACTCAACTGCCCGGCGATGCACTCGTCTCTCTGAATGCCGTCAACAAGCATTACGGTCAGCTGCACGTTCTGAAGGACATCAACCTCCAGGTCCGCAAGGGCGAGGTGGTTGTGGTCATCGGCCCGTCAGGTTCGGGGAAGTCCACTCTGTGCCGGGCGATCAACCGGCTGGAAACCATCGACGACGGCGACATCGCCATCGACGGCAAGCGCCTGCCCGAGGAGGGCAAGGAGCTTGCCCGGCTGCGCGCCGACGTCGGCATGGTGTTCCAGTCGTTCAACCTGTTCGCGCACAAGACCATCCTGGAAAACGTGACGCTTGGCCCCATCAAGGTCAAGGGCGTCGCGAAGGCGGAGGCGGACAAGGAGGCCATGGCCCTGCTTGAGCGGGTGGGCGTGGGTCACCAGGCCCCCAAGCTTCCGGCCCAGCTGTCCGGCGGCCAGCAGCAGCGGGTGGCCATCGCACGCGCCCTCGCCATGAAGCCCAAGGTCATGCTGTTCGACGAGCCGACTTCGGCCCTCGACCCGGAAATGATCAATGAGGTCCTGGACGTCATGATCCAGCTGGCCAAGGAAGGCATGACCATGATCGTGGTTACCCATGAGATGGGATTCGCCCGCAAGGCCGCCGACCGCGTGGTGTTCATGGCTGACGGACAGATCGTTGAGGACGCCACTCCTGAGGAATTCTTCACCAATCCCCAGAGCAGCCGTGCCAAGGACTTCCTGTCCAAGCTGCTCACGCACTGA
- a CDS encoding DivIVA domain-containing protein yields the protein MSFFLVFLAIVLIGATALIGTNLGAGMLRRKRARAPLAGDGFSDGFDEPVASLPPVLLPDDATPADVDHVRFALGLRGYRMDQVDQVLDDLRDQLAARNAEIESLREQLRACAHLTAAEPFTAEPAAAQPDAEPAAEEPDAEPAAAQPAAEDRTAAKDRT from the coding sequence GTGAGTTTCTTCCTCGTTTTCCTCGCCATCGTCCTGATTGGAGCCACTGCCCTTATCGGGACCAACCTCGGGGCGGGCATGCTGCGGAGGAAACGCGCCCGCGCGCCTCTCGCCGGAGACGGCTTCAGTGACGGGTTCGATGAACCCGTGGCGTCTCTGCCTCCGGTGCTGCTCCCCGACGACGCCACACCGGCCGACGTCGACCACGTCCGGTTTGCGCTGGGGCTTCGGGGTTACCGGATGGACCAGGTGGACCAGGTGCTGGACGACCTTCGCGACCAGCTGGCCGCCAGGAACGCCGAAATAGAAAGCCTCCGCGAGCAGCTGCGCGCCTGTGCCCACCTGACTGCCGCCGAACCGTTCACAGCCGAACCTGCTGCCGCGCAGCCCGACGCCGAACCGGCTGCCGAGGAGCCCGACGCCGAACCGGCTGCCGCGCAGCCCGCAGCCGAGGACCGGACGGCCGCCAAGGACCGGACGTGA
- a CDS encoding citrate synthase, translating into MTETTSATETTSAILRHAGGELELPRIKVVEGNEGYDVSKLLKQTGAVAFDPGFMNTAATTSAITYIDGDAGILRYRGYPIEQLAQHSSFLEVSYLLIYGNLPTPAELDDFDQKIRRHTLLHEELKGFFGGFPRDAHPMPVLSSAVSALSTFYQDSLDPFNDEQVEVSTIRLMAKLPVIAAYAHKKSIGQPMLYPDNSMNLVENFLRLSFGLPAEQYELDPVVVKALDLLLILHADHEQNCSTSTVRLVGSSNANLFASVSAGINALFGPAHGGANEAVLKMLRQIQADGVKPEDYMEKVKNKEDGVRLMGFGHRVYKNYDPRAKIIKATAHEVLGKLGGNDELLDIAMRLEEKALGDDYFIQRKLYPNVDFYTGLIYKAMGFPEKMFTVLFAIGRLPGWIAQWREMINDPNTKIGRPRQLYTGEPERQYPAR; encoded by the coding sequence ATGACTGAGACCACCAGCGCAACTGAGACCACCAGTGCGATCTTGCGCCACGCAGGCGGGGAGCTCGAGCTCCCGCGCATCAAGGTTGTTGAGGGAAACGAAGGCTACGACGTTTCCAAGCTACTGAAGCAGACGGGCGCCGTCGCCTTTGACCCCGGCTTCATGAACACCGCCGCCACGACGTCGGCCATCACCTACATCGACGGCGACGCAGGCATCCTGCGGTACCGCGGCTATCCGATCGAGCAGCTGGCCCAGCACTCCAGCTTCCTCGAAGTCTCGTACCTGCTGATCTACGGCAACCTCCCGACGCCGGCCGAGCTGGACGACTTCGACCAGAAGATCCGCCGCCACACCCTGCTGCACGAGGAGCTCAAGGGCTTCTTCGGCGGCTTCCCCCGCGACGCGCACCCGATGCCCGTGCTGTCCTCGGCCGTGTCCGCGCTGTCCACGTTCTACCAGGACTCGCTGGACCCGTTCAATGACGAGCAGGTGGAGGTTTCCACCATTCGCCTCATGGCGAAGCTGCCGGTCATTGCTGCCTACGCACACAAGAAGTCGATCGGGCAGCCGATGCTGTACCCGGACAACTCCATGAACCTCGTGGAGAACTTCCTGCGCCTCAGCTTCGGCCTGCCGGCCGAGCAATACGAGCTGGACCCCGTAGTGGTCAAGGCCCTGGACCTGCTCCTCATCCTGCACGCGGACCACGAGCAGAACTGCTCCACCTCCACGGTGCGCCTGGTGGGCTCCTCCAATGCCAACCTTTTCGCGTCCGTCTCCGCAGGCATCAACGCCCTGTTCGGTCCCGCCCACGGCGGTGCCAATGAGGCAGTCCTGAAGATGCTCCGCCAGATCCAGGCCGACGGCGTCAAGCCCGAGGACTACATGGAGAAGGTCAAGAACAAGGAAGACGGCGTCCGCCTCATGGGCTTCGGCCACCGGGTCTACAAGAACTACGACCCGCGTGCCAAGATCATCAAGGCCACCGCGCACGAGGTCCTCGGCAAGCTCGGCGGCAATGACGAACTGCTGGACATCGCCATGCGCCTCGAAGAGAAGGCCCTGGGCGATGACTACTTCATCCAGCGCAAGCTCTACCCGAACGTGGACTTCTACACCGGCCTGATCTACAAGGCCATGGGCTTCCCGGAGAAGATGTTCACCGTGCTGTTCGCCATCGGCCGCCTGCCGGGCTGGATTGCCCAGTGGCGCGAAATGATCAACGATCCGAACACCAAGATCGGCCGTCCGCGGCAGCTCTACACAGGAGAGCCCGAGCGGCAGTACCCCGCCCGCTAA
- a CDS encoding amino acid ABC transporter permease codes for MDVIIESLPQYWDGFLRTLFLAAVSGIIALVVGTLLAAARVSPVAALRGFSMFYVEVVRNTPLTIAFFFAAVVLPRLGVTFQQFEIAAIIALSAYTSAFIAEAVRSGVNSVPVGQAEAARSIGMKFGQVLSLIILPQALRTVIPPMINILIALVKNSSVAGAFYVLELFGYGKQLANDHGDAVMWVLVGVAFFYLLITVPLGYLAHQVERKVAIAR; via the coding sequence ATGGACGTCATCATTGAAAGCCTCCCCCAATACTGGGACGGCTTTCTCAGAACCCTGTTCCTGGCAGCCGTTTCCGGCATCATCGCGTTGGTTGTTGGCACCCTGCTGGCCGCGGCGCGTGTCTCCCCCGTGGCTGCCCTCCGCGGCTTCAGCATGTTCTATGTGGAGGTGGTGCGAAACACCCCGCTGACCATTGCCTTCTTTTTCGCGGCCGTGGTCCTGCCCCGGCTGGGCGTGACCTTCCAGCAGTTCGAGATCGCAGCCATCATCGCCCTGAGCGCCTACACCTCCGCGTTCATCGCCGAGGCGGTGCGCTCGGGCGTCAACAGCGTTCCTGTCGGCCAGGCCGAGGCGGCCCGCAGCATCGGCATGAAGTTCGGCCAGGTGCTCTCGCTCATCATCCTTCCGCAGGCACTGCGGACCGTGATCCCCCCGATGATCAACATCCTCATCGCGCTCGTCAAGAACTCGTCCGTGGCCGGTGCCTTCTACGTGCTGGAGCTGTTCGGCTACGGCAAGCAGCTGGCCAACGACCACGGCGACGCCGTCATGTGGGTGCTGGTGGGCGTTGCCTTCTTCTATCTCCTGATCACCGTGCCGCTGGGCTACCTCGCCCACCAGGTCGAACGAAAGGTGGCGATCGCTCGATGA
- a CDS encoding DUF3117 domain-containing protein, which translates to MAAMKPRTGDGPMEVTKEGRSLIMRVPLEGGGRLVVELNAAEAANLKDCLVGVTE; encoded by the coding sequence ATGGCGGCTATGAAACCACGCACCGGCGACGGCCCTATGGAAGTAACCAAGGAGGGCCGCAGCCTGATCATGCGTGTGCCGCTCGAAGGCGGGGGCCGGCTCGTGGTTGAACTCAACGCCGCAGAGGCGGCCAACCTCAAGGACTGCCTCGTCGGCGTCACCGAATAA